The following are encoded together in the Pseudomonas xantholysinigenes genome:
- a CDS encoding DUF2628 domain-containing protein: MESIPQTQVPADLSRYKPKWQERFAFFEQNGGPRDPRFKQAFKALSLGKRLLINMNWIAFFFGPIYLFVLGLWKKNLALLGISLLVGIVLGFYEGFTGTELPRAVDTGVNCGLAALWATVTNYAYYLKEVKGQQGWNPFEK, translated from the coding sequence ATGGAAAGTATTCCGCAAACCCAAGTCCCGGCCGACCTGAGCCGCTACAAGCCGAAATGGCAGGAACGTTTCGCCTTTTTCGAGCAGAACGGTGGCCCTCGTGACCCACGCTTCAAGCAAGCCTTCAAGGCGTTGTCGCTGGGCAAGCGCCTGCTGATCAACATGAACTGGATCGCGTTCTTCTTCGGCCCGATCTACCTGTTCGTGCTCGGCTTGTGGAAGAAGAACCTGGCGTTGCTGGGGATTTCGCTGCTCGTGGGTATCGTGCTCGGCTTCTACGAAGGCTTCACCGGCACCGAGCTGCCTCGCGCCGTGGACACTGGCGTGAACTGCGGCCTGGCGGCGCTATGGGCCACCGTGACCAACTACGCCTACTACCTCAAAGAGGTCAAGGGCCAGCAGGGTTGGAACCCGTTCGAGAAGTGA
- a CDS encoding AAA family ATPase — protein sequence MEHREALIALRTFLSSQILGQEKLVERLLIVLLADGHMLVEGAPGLAKTKAIKELAEGIEAQFHRIQFTPDLLPADITGTEIYRPETGSFVFQQGPIFHNLVLADEINRAPAKVQSALLEAMAERQVSVGRSTYELSPLFLVMATQNPIEQEGTYPLPEAQLDRFLMHVKIGFPDAAVERRILLQARGEALGGEVKPERRVSQQAIFAARKEILGLYMADAVEEYLVQLVMATRTPAKFDSELADWIAYGASPRGSIALDRCARAHAWLAGRDFVSPEDIQAVLFDVLRHRIILSFEAEAAGVDQDRVVQRILDVVAVA from the coding sequence ATGGAACACCGTGAGGCGCTGATCGCGCTGCGCACCTTTCTCTCCTCCCAGATCCTCGGCCAGGAAAAACTGGTCGAGCGCCTGCTCATCGTGCTCCTGGCCGACGGCCACATGCTCGTCGAAGGCGCCCCGGGCCTGGCCAAGACCAAGGCCATCAAGGAGCTCGCCGAAGGCATCGAGGCCCAGTTCCATCGCATCCAGTTCACCCCCGACCTGCTGCCCGCCGACATCACCGGTACCGAGATCTACCGCCCGGAAACCGGCAGCTTCGTGTTCCAGCAAGGCCCGATCTTCCACAACCTGGTACTGGCCGACGAAATCAACCGCGCCCCAGCCAAGGTCCAGTCGGCACTGCTCGAGGCCATGGCCGAACGCCAGGTCAGCGTTGGCCGCAGCACCTACGAACTGTCGCCGCTGTTCCTGGTGATGGCCACCCAGAACCCGATCGAACAGGAAGGCACCTACCCACTGCCCGAAGCCCAGCTCGACCGTTTCCTCATGCACGTGAAGATCGGCTTCCCCGACGCCGCGGTCGAGCGGCGCATCCTCCTGCAGGCCCGCGGCGAGGCGCTGGGCGGCGAGGTCAAGCCCGAACGGCGCGTCAGCCAGCAAGCGATCTTCGCCGCGCGCAAGGAAATCCTCGGCCTGTACATGGCCGACGCGGTGGAGGAATACCTGGTGCAACTGGTCATGGCCACCCGCACCCCGGCCAAGTTCGATAGCGAACTGGCCGACTGGATCGCCTACGGCGCCAGCCCACGCGGCTCGATCGCCCTGGACCGCTGCGCACGGGCCCATGCCTGGCTCGCCGGGCGCGACTTCGTCAGCCCCGAGGATATCCAGGCGGTACTGTTCGACGTGCTGCGCCACCGCATCATCCTCTCGTTCGAGGCCGAGGCCGCAGGGGTCGACCAGGACCGTGTGGTCCAGCGCATCCTCGACGTCGTCGCCGTCGCCTGA
- a CDS encoding vWA domain-containing protein: MIDLWPQWLRPLWLLVIPLLGWLLFKLWHRRKRAGRWQLILPQAFHAVLLGGGRGGSGKLPWVALGLAWLLVVLALLGPSWQRLEETRQRPADPLVILLELTPQMLAEDSAPNRLEQARRKILDLLEHRRDSQTALIVYAGSAHTLVPLSDDLGTTRNLLEAVDPSIMPQPGQRADLAVQKGLALLAQSGLGQGRLLLIGSALSEPERQGIVQALGRQGPSLLMLGIGSAEGAPVRQANGEFLKDEQGAILVPRLDSTSLKAFIGGTGGRYRHARIDDLDLRGLGLFDNPRLLHNNGQTVQLDSWADQGYWLLLPLLLLAACAGRRGWLFCLPLLLALPQPSQAFEFNDLWLRPDQQGQRLLERQQPAAAAKHFEDPQWRGMALYQAGDFAGAAAAFAQGGSAAAHYNRGNALARAGELEAALDAYEQALERQPDLKPALDNQALVQQLLQQRQAKAEEQPAEADAQGSPGNESEGNSSSASNPSQGTPGGDEQAQAGADNNGTTQATAPGNATGDDDSITQPPQRPLATSLDAEQRQALEQWLREIPDNPAELLRRKFWYEQQLHQENPR; encoded by the coding sequence ATGATCGATCTCTGGCCACAATGGTTGCGCCCGCTCTGGTTGCTGGTGATCCCGCTGCTCGGCTGGCTGCTGTTCAAGCTCTGGCACCGACGCAAGCGTGCCGGGCGCTGGCAGTTGATCCTGCCGCAGGCGTTCCATGCCGTGCTCCTTGGCGGCGGGCGCGGCGGCAGCGGCAAGCTGCCCTGGGTCGCCCTGGGGTTGGCCTGGCTGCTGGTGGTCCTGGCGCTGCTCGGCCCAAGCTGGCAACGGCTGGAGGAAACCCGCCAGCGCCCGGCCGACCCGTTGGTGATCCTGCTTGAACTGACCCCGCAGATGCTCGCCGAGGACAGCGCGCCAAACCGCCTGGAACAGGCCCGGCGCAAGATCCTCGACCTGCTCGAGCACCGCCGCGACAGCCAGACCGCGCTGATCGTCTATGCCGGCAGCGCGCATACCCTGGTGCCGCTGTCCGACGACCTGGGCACCACCCGCAACCTGCTCGAGGCGGTCGACCCGTCGATCATGCCGCAACCCGGCCAACGCGCCGACCTGGCCGTGCAAAAAGGCCTGGCGCTGCTGGCCCAGAGCGGCCTGGGCCAGGGTCGGCTGCTGCTGATCGGCTCGGCGCTGAGCGAGCCGGAGCGCCAGGGCATCGTCCAGGCCCTCGGCCGCCAGGGCCCAAGCCTGCTGATGCTGGGCATCGGCAGCGCCGAGGGCGCGCCGGTACGCCAAGCCAACGGCGAGTTCCTGAAAGATGAACAAGGTGCCATTCTGGTGCCACGGCTGGACAGCACCTCGCTGAAAGCCTTCATCGGCGGCACCGGCGGACGCTACCGCCACGCCCGCATCGACGATCTCGACCTGCGCGGCCTGGGCCTGTTCGACAACCCACGCCTGCTGCACAACAATGGCCAGACCGTGCAACTGGACAGCTGGGCCGACCAGGGCTACTGGCTGCTGCTGCCACTGTTACTGCTCGCCGCTTGCGCCGGGCGGCGTGGCTGGCTGTTCTGCCTGCCGCTGCTGCTGGCGCTGCCGCAACCGAGCCAGGCCTTCGAGTTCAACGACCTGTGGCTACGCCCCGACCAGCAAGGCCAGCGTCTGCTGGAACGCCAGCAGCCGGCCGCCGCCGCCAAACACTTCGAAGACCCGCAGTGGCGCGGCATGGCCTTGTACCAGGCCGGCGACTTCGCAGGTGCCGCCGCCGCCTTCGCCCAGGGCGGCAGCGCCGCGGCGCACTACAATCGAGGCAATGCCCTGGCCCGCGCCGGCGAACTGGAAGCGGCACTGGACGCCTACGAACAGGCCCTGGAGCGCCAGCCCGACCTGAAGCCGGCCCTGGACAACCAGGCGCTGGTCCAGCAACTGCTGCAACAGCGCCAGGCCAAGGCCGAGGAACAACCGGCCGAGGCCGACGCCCAGGGCAGCCCGGGCAACGAAAGCGAGGGCAACAGCAGCTCGGCCAGCAACCCGTCCCAGGGCACGCCCGGCGGCGACGAGCAGGCCCAGGCTGGCGCCGACAACAACGGCACTACCCAGGCAACAGCACCGGGCAATGCCACGGGCGACGACGACAGCATCACCCAGCCGCCACAGCGGCCGCTTGCCACCAGCCTCGACGCCGAACAGCGCCAGGCCCTCGAGCAATGGCTGCGAGAGATCCCCGACAACCCGGCGGAACTGCTACGGCGCAAATTCTGGTACGAACAGCAATTGCATCAGGAAAACCCACGATGA
- a CDS encoding BatD family protein: MSRFGALLLGLLWSLAAQAEPVLQASVDRTRLEAGETLELTLESQDVTQFGKPDLRALEGDFEVRGTRQLNSLHSLDGETRASTRWIITLLPRRSGSLNIPSLQLGQSHSQPIELQVQQADSQRPGVASQVFIEATLDSPSVYVQAQAVLTLRIYHSVALYDDSSLSPLQLENAKVDPLGESRTYEKDINGVRHGVIETRYALYPQQSGPLEVPPLKFTATAADNGEQPAGSPRVGRQVQVSSQPLRLEVKPIPASYPSDRPWLPARNLTLEEHWNPDPASQATQIGDSLTRNITLRAEGLSSPQLPPLPATEAVGLRRYPDQPLLRNDISERGMIANREEREALVPTHSGELALPALEVTWWNTREDHLEHSSLPARTLNVQDNPALSADTPVGDSRVGNALLWPWQLATLLLALTTLAGFALWWRARSQPAVLRAAQSGPSPRTLLDDLKRACQANDPQATRQALDAWARQQPETLAEMAARFVPLSDALDGLNGALYSESGQYWHGDELWRAIGTIPPAEQVLAPAGETGNLPPLYPK; the protein is encoded by the coding sequence ATGAGTCGCTTCGGCGCCCTTCTCCTTGGCCTGCTGTGGAGCCTCGCGGCCCAGGCCGAACCTGTCCTCCAGGCCAGCGTCGACCGCACGCGCCTGGAAGCTGGCGAAACCCTGGAACTGACCCTCGAGAGCCAGGACGTCACCCAGTTCGGCAAACCCGACCTGCGCGCCCTGGAAGGCGACTTCGAGGTGCGCGGCACGCGCCAGCTCAACAGCCTGCACAGCCTCGACGGCGAAACCCGCGCCAGCACCCGCTGGATCATCACTCTGTTGCCAAGGCGCAGCGGCAGCCTGAACATTCCGTCGCTGCAACTGGGCCAGTCCCACAGCCAGCCCATCGAACTGCAGGTGCAGCAGGCCGACAGCCAACGCCCGGGCGTGGCCTCCCAGGTGTTCATCGAGGCCACGCTGGACAGCCCCTCGGTGTACGTCCAGGCCCAGGCCGTGCTGACCCTGCGCATCTACCACTCGGTAGCGCTGTACGACGACAGCAGCCTGAGCCCGCTGCAACTGGAGAACGCCAAGGTCGACCCACTGGGCGAGTCGCGCACCTACGAGAAGGACATCAATGGCGTGCGCCACGGCGTGATCGAGACCCGCTACGCCCTCTATCCGCAACAAAGCGGCCCCCTCGAAGTACCGCCGCTGAAGTTCACCGCCACCGCCGCCGACAACGGCGAGCAGCCCGCCGGCAGCCCACGGGTCGGGCGCCAGGTGCAGGTCAGTTCGCAGCCGTTGCGCCTGGAGGTCAAGCCGATCCCCGCCAGCTACCCCAGCGACCGTCCCTGGTTGCCGGCACGCAACCTGACCCTGGAAGAGCACTGGAATCCCGATCCCGCGAGCCAGGCCACGCAGATCGGCGATTCGCTGACCCGCAATATCACCCTGCGGGCCGAGGGCCTGTCGAGCCCCCAACTGCCGCCGCTGCCGGCCACCGAGGCCGTTGGCCTGCGCCGCTACCCGGACCAGCCTTTGCTGCGCAATGACATCAGCGAGCGCGGCATGATCGCCAATCGCGAGGAGCGCGAGGCACTGGTGCCGACCCACAGCGGCGAACTGGCCCTGCCAGCGTTGGAGGTGACCTGGTGGAACACCCGCGAGGACCATCTGGAACACAGCAGCCTGCCGGCGCGCACCCTGAACGTGCAGGACAACCCGGCCCTGAGCGCGGACACTCCGGTCGGCGACAGCCGTGTCGGCAATGCCCTGCTCTGGCCTTGGCAGCTGGCCACGCTGCTGCTGGCCCTGACCACCCTGGCCGGTTTCGCCCTGTGGTGGCGCGCGCGCTCGCAGCCAGCGGTGCTGCGCGCCGCGCAAAGCGGCCCCAGCCCGCGTACCCTGCTCGACGACCTCAAACGCGCCTGCCAGGCCAACGACCCCCAGGCCACGCGCCAGGCCCTCGATGCCTGGGCCCGCCAGCAGCCGGAGACCTTGGCCGAAATGGCCGCGCGCTTCGTGCCGCTGTCCGATGCGCTGGATGGCTTGAACGGAGCGTTGTACAGCGAAAGTGGCCAGTACTGGCACGGTGATGAACTGTGGCGGGCAATCGGCACCATCCCACCCGCCGAGCAGGTGCTGGCACCGGCCGGGGAGACCGGCAACCTGCCACCGCTGTATCCGAAATGA
- a CDS encoding DUF58 domain-containing protein, producing the protein MPTAHVAEPGIRIGLAELIDMRHRVREIQLFSRPGQRSPLVGLHHSRLRGRGVDFDQVRVYQAGDDVRNIDWRVTARTQEPHTKLFHEERERPIFIMVEQSQRLFFGSGLMFKSVLAAQAAALFGWAALGHNDRIGGLVFGDNDHLEIKPRRSKQSLLQLLNRLAKVNQALHTEAVPQPDSLGLALRRAREVLRPGSLAIVICDERALSASVEQHLAMLSRHCDVLLMPVSDPLDHALPAAGLLRFAQRGAQLELDTLDSSLRQAYRQQAEARIEGWELLAQKLRVVLMPLSTQSEMIEQLREYLNAQRPGTAK; encoded by the coding sequence ATGCCCACCGCGCACGTGGCCGAACCCGGCATCCGCATTGGCCTGGCCGAACTGATCGACATGCGCCACCGCGTGCGTGAGATCCAGCTGTTCTCGCGGCCCGGCCAGCGCAGCCCACTGGTCGGCCTGCACCACTCGCGGCTGCGCGGGCGCGGCGTCGATTTCGACCAGGTCCGCGTTTACCAGGCCGGCGACGACGTGCGCAACATCGACTGGCGCGTCACCGCGCGCACCCAGGAACCCCATACCAAGCTGTTCCACGAAGAGCGCGAACGGCCGATCTTCATCATGGTCGAGCAGAGCCAGCGCCTGTTCTTCGGCTCCGGACTGATGTTCAAATCAGTACTGGCGGCCCAGGCCGCGGCGCTGTTCGGCTGGGCCGCGCTGGGCCATAACGACCGTATCGGCGGCCTGGTTTTCGGCGACAACGACCACCTGGAAATCAAGCCCCGGCGCAGCAAGCAGAGCCTGCTGCAACTGCTCAACCGCCTGGCCAAGGTCAACCAGGCCCTGCACACCGAGGCCGTGCCGCAACCCGACAGCCTGGGCCTGGCCTTGCGTCGGGCGCGCGAGGTGCTGCGCCCCGGCAGCCTGGCCATCGTCATCTGCGACGAGCGCGCGCTCAGCGCCAGCGTCGAGCAGCACCTGGCAATGCTTTCCCGGCACTGCGACGTATTGCTGATGCCCGTCAGCGACCCCCTCGACCACGCCCTGCCCGCCGCCGGCCTGCTGCGTTTCGCCCAACGCGGCGCGCAACTGGAACTCGACACCCTCGACAGCAGCTTGCGCCAGGCCTACCGCCAGCAGGCCGAGGCACGTATCGAGGGCTGGGAGCTGCTGGCGCAAAAGCTGCGGGTGGTGCTGATGCCACTGAGCACCCAGAGCGAAATGATCGAGCAGTTGCGCGAGTACCTGAACGCCCAACGCCCAGGGACGGCGAAATGA
- a CDS encoding DUF4381 domain-containing protein has translation MNPLDQLQPLIPPHAIGLWPPAPGWWLLLALLPLLGWGLWRLRHWRPRKAVVARAEQPLDPVRIEALAELARLPRPYDGAPAGAWLQQINALLKRLCRNHYPGANSHTLNGRQWLAFLDNRCPAAGLTRWMVLVEGAYRPECKLDDKAIAGLAQAVETWIRKHV, from the coding sequence ATGAACCCACTGGATCAACTGCAACCGCTGATCCCTCCGCATGCCATCGGCCTGTGGCCACCGGCACCGGGCTGGTGGCTGCTGCTCGCGTTGCTGCCATTGCTGGGCTGGGGGCTCTGGCGCCTGCGCCATTGGCGTCCACGCAAGGCCGTGGTGGCACGCGCCGAACAGCCCCTGGACCCGGTGCGCATCGAGGCCCTGGCCGAACTCGCGCGCCTGCCGCGCCCCTACGACGGCGCCCCCGCCGGCGCCTGGCTACAACAGATCAACGCACTGCTCAAACGCCTGTGCCGCAACCACTACCCCGGCGCCAACAGCCACACCCTCAATGGCCGCCAGTGGCTGGCGTTCCTCGACAACCGCTGCCCGGCCGCCGGCCTGACCCGTTGGATGGTGCTGGTCGAAGGCGCCTACCGGCCCGAGTGCAAACTCGACGACAAGGCCATCGCCGGGCTCGCCCAGGCGGTCGAAACCTGGATCCGCAAACATGTTTGA
- a CDS encoding MFS transporter — protein sequence MSVHETALAASETPEQQRKRLRKVAAATIFGSMLEWYDFYLYATMAAIVFSKIFFDPSNPAVASLLAFSTFAIGFIARPFGGVLFGYLGDRFGRKHVLVITFCMMGLCTMLIGLIPGYATIGIWAPILLVIIRIIQGLGAGAELSGAAVTSYEHASEGKRGSQGAWPALGLNLGLLLSSLTVYLLTMNGNEFLLAGGWRIPFIASIALVAVGLWVRKSIPETPDFKALDKAEEKPQVSPLKLLFKNDLKGLAVVFFVAVGYNALSYIFKTFSLAYLTQFKGVEAHVTSLSVTLASLVAIFAVPFFGWLCDKWSSKTVLMLGGVLSALFAYPFLALLSTGEPMLIYLAIAVGTGILAPMMFAPQGSFLSRQFPTQTRSSGFGTGREVGTAVAGGLAPLGGLALVAGSATHSTDGVALILAVAGVLVVVFAFFDQGWRHSQAKN from the coding sequence ATGTCGGTACACGAGACGGCCCTGGCCGCGAGCGAAACCCCCGAACAGCAACGCAAGCGCCTGCGCAAGGTGGCGGCGGCGACCATCTTCGGCTCGATGCTGGAGTGGTATGACTTCTACCTCTACGCGACCATGGCGGCGATCGTCTTTTCGAAGATCTTCTTCGACCCGAGCAACCCGGCCGTGGCCTCGCTGCTGGCGTTCTCCACCTTCGCCATCGGCTTCATCGCCCGCCCCTTCGGTGGCGTGCTGTTCGGCTACCTGGGCGACCGTTTCGGGCGCAAGCACGTACTGGTGATCACCTTCTGCATGATGGGCCTGTGCACCATGTTGATCGGCCTGATCCCCGGCTACGCCACCATCGGCATCTGGGCGCCGATCCTGCTGGTGATCATCCGCATCATCCAGGGCCTGGGCGCCGGCGCCGAGCTGTCGGGCGCGGCGGTGACCTCCTACGAGCACGCCAGCGAAGGCAAGCGCGGCAGCCAGGGCGCCTGGCCGGCGCTGGGGCTGAACCTGGGCCTGCTGCTGTCGTCGCTGACGGTGTACCTGCTGACCATGAACGGCAACGAGTTCCTGCTGGCCGGCGGCTGGCGTATTCCGTTCATTGCCAGCATCGCTTTGGTAGCGGTGGGCTTGTGGGTACGCAAGAGCATTCCCGAGACACCGGACTTCAAGGCGCTGGACAAGGCCGAGGAAAAGCCACAGGTGTCGCCGCTCAAGCTGTTGTTCAAGAACGACCTCAAGGGCCTGGCCGTGGTGTTCTTCGTGGCCGTGGGCTACAACGCCCTGAGCTACATCTTCAAGACGTTCTCGCTGGCCTACCTGACGCAGTTCAAGGGCGTCGAGGCGCATGTCACCTCGCTGTCGGTGACCCTGGCCAGTCTGGTGGCGATCTTTGCCGTGCCGTTTTTCGGTTGGCTGTGTGACAAGTGGAGCAGCAAGACCGTGTTGATGCTCGGTGGCGTGCTGTCGGCGTTGTTCGCCTATCCCTTCCTGGCGCTGCTGTCGACGGGCGAGCCGATGCTGATCTACCTGGCGATTGCCGTGGGCACCGGTATTCTTGCGCCGATGATGTTCGCGCCACAGGGGTCTTTCCTCAGCCGACAGTTTCCGACCCAGACGCGGTCGTCCGGGTTTGGCACGGGGCGCGAGGTCGGTACCGCGGTGGCCGGTGGTTTGGCGCCGCTGGGCGGACTGGCCTTGGTGGCCGGGTCGGCGACCCATTCCACCGATGGCGTGGCGTTGATCCTGGCGGTGGCTGGGGTGTTGGTGGTGGTGTTTGCGTTTTTTGACCAAGGATGGCGGCATTCGCAAGCGAAGAACTGA
- a CDS encoding vWA domain-containing protein has product MFELAWPWIFLLLPLPWLARLLLPAADSGEPVLKVGFLDELEGLAGRRARLNLPTWRQQAPFLLIWLLLLLAAARPQWLGDPVPVSASGRDLLVAVDVSGSMDFPDMQWQNDEISRLDLVKALMGDFLQDRQGDRVGLILFGSQAYLQAPLTFDRRTVRTFLDEAQIGIAGKNTAIGDAIGLAVKRLRQRPAQSRVLILITDGANNGGQIHPLTAARLAAQEGVRIYTIGIGANPEASGTPGLLGLNPSLDLDEAALKEIADITHGSYFRAHDGAELGAIGDTLDQLEPVAQQPTQARTAIELYAWPLGLALLLSVLLVVAVQWPDNQLQRLLRKPRFLQPHPEWRQRLKRLRLRRRR; this is encoded by the coding sequence ATGTTTGAACTGGCCTGGCCGTGGATCTTCCTGCTGCTGCCGCTGCCCTGGCTGGCGCGCCTGCTGCTGCCCGCCGCCGACAGCGGCGAGCCGGTGCTCAAGGTAGGCTTTCTTGATGAACTCGAGGGCCTCGCCGGGCGCCGCGCCCGGTTGAACCTGCCGACCTGGCGCCAACAGGCGCCGTTCCTGCTGATCTGGCTACTCCTGCTCCTGGCCGCGGCGCGCCCGCAATGGCTGGGCGACCCGGTGCCGGTGTCGGCCAGCGGCCGTGACCTGCTGGTGGCGGTGGATGTGTCCGGCTCCATGGACTTCCCCGACATGCAGTGGCAGAACGATGAAATCAGCCGCCTGGACCTGGTCAAGGCACTGATGGGCGATTTTCTCCAGGACCGCCAGGGCGACCGGGTCGGCCTGATCCTGTTCGGCAGCCAGGCCTACCTGCAGGCACCGCTGACCTTCGACCGGCGCACCGTGCGCACCTTCCTCGACGAAGCGCAGATCGGCATCGCCGGCAAGAACACCGCCATCGGCGACGCCATTGGCCTGGCAGTCAAGCGCCTGCGCCAACGTCCGGCGCAGAGCCGGGTGCTGATCCTGATCACCGACGGCGCCAACAACGGCGGGCAGATCCACCCACTGACCGCCGCGCGCCTGGCCGCCCAGGAAGGCGTGCGCATCTACACCATCGGCATCGGTGCCAACCCCGAGGCCAGCGGCACCCCCGGCCTGCTCGGGCTGAACCCGAGCCTGGACCTGGACGAAGCCGCGCTCAAGGAAATCGCCGACATCACCCACGGCAGCTATTTCCGCGCCCACGACGGCGCCGAGCTGGGCGCCATCGGCGACACTCTCGACCAGCTGGAACCGGTGGCGCAGCAACCCACCCAGGCCCGCACCGCCATCGAGCTGTACGCCTGGCCCCTGGGCCTGGCGCTGCTGCTCAGCGTGTTGCTGGTGGTGGCCGTGCAATGGCCCGACAACCAATTGCAGCGCCTGCTGCGCAAGCCGCGCTTCCTGCAACCACACCCGGAATGGCGCCAGCGCCTCAAGCGCCTGCGCCTGAGGAGGCGGCGATGA